DNA from Bacteroidota bacterium:
AATAAGTTTAGAACAGATTGCAAATAGTTAAGAATAGATTGCAATAAGTTGAAGATAGTTTTCTTATAGTTTAGGATAGACTGCCATAAGTTGATATGAGATTGTCATAAGTTTAAAACAGATTGCAAATAGTTAAGAATAGATTGCAATAAGTTGTCCGAAGGACTCCTTTCGGAGAAGATAGATTGCTTATAGTTGAGCATAGATTGTAATAAGTTTAAGATAGATTGCCATAAGTTAATGATAGATTGCTATAAGTTGTCCGAAGGACTCCTTTCGGAGAGGTGAGATTGCCTGCAAACCTTAAAAATTGCATTATTTCATCGAAGTATGAAAAGGAAAAGCCCGACAATTTTTTGCCGGGCTTTTGTTTTGCCTGTTGCTTTACCCCCTCTCCATCTCTCCCCCAATGGGGAGAGTGTTTATTTTGTCTTAATCATTGTTTTTGTATCGAGGGTTTTTCCGTTCAGGAGCATGGTGTAGGTATATGTTCCGCTTGGCAAGTCGTTGGTGTCAATGCCGATGATGCCGTAGCCTGCTGTAAGAATTTTTTCCTGCATGGTTCTGCCGAGCATGTCGGTGAAGATGATAGAAGCCCCACCCGACCTCATCCCCGACCCTTCTCCTGCAGGAGAAGGGAGAAATTCGGGAAGGTAGTAGGGGATTTCGGCATAACCGGAATTAGGATTTGGTCGGGCATCTCCTAAAACGGGTGCATCGGGAAGAGAAAGTGTAATGGTTGATTGGTTGAATGGTTGATTGGTTGTTTTTACATTTGTGCTGCAGCATTCGCTGACGATTGACTTCAAACTGCCCACTGCCGACTGCAAACTTTGTATTGTTTGCTGCTGTTCTTTCATTCCTTGAATAAGAATAGGAATCAGGGCAGTGTAATTGAGTCCTTTGTAATTTGTTGGTGGAACTACTATGTTTCCCAATGAATCTTTTACCGCAGGATAAATATTATTACTTACAATATCGGACAAAACGGATTCTACTTCCTGACCAATAAGTCCATATTGTTTGCCCAATGGTAAATTCATATACGGATAGTTTACAGTATTAAAATTATAGCTATGCGGTTTTAGTTGCGTAATAATTGCAAGGGCGTTTGCAATAGAATCAATATTTATTTTAATTGCTGCATCGGACATCAAGACACCCGTTGCGGTTGAAAATGCAGTGCCGCTGATAGTTAGAATATATGAAGAGGACACAGGGTCTACTCCAATGCCCACTTTACCATCATCTCTCACATAGAAAAGCGGATTTTGCCATGCATTATCAACTTTCAAAGCATATGTGTTTGAGGCAGGATTGCCTGTTCCTCTAATGTGAGTTCTGGTGTCAGCGGCAGGTCCTGTTCCGATTCCAAATCCAAGCGTGTTGCCTACATTGACAGCGCTTGAATACGCAGTAGATAAAAGTATCGGATAAACGCCATTATCCCATATTTTTATTGAGCCAGTACCGTTAATTTCATGCCCAATAGTTACCAGCCAATCAGATGTGTTTGCAGGAGATCCGTTTTTCACAAACGCCACACTGCCAGCATAATCTAATCCAAAAGTTGCATTATGTGCAGTTCCTCCTGTCAATTGCCCTCCCATAAAATAATTACCATTAGAAGTTACTTGAAATTTAGAAAGTGGTGTTGTAGTGCCTATTCCCACATTGGTTCCGTTATCAAAAATCTGGCTCTTGCATATTTCTTTCGGAGAAGTATTTGTCCATTTAGTAACAAAATTCAGATCAGCAGCAGAAAGTGAAGTGCAGGCAACTACATCTCCACTACCTCCGACTCCTCCGCCATCATTTACTAAGATCACATTGCCTGTTCCGTCAACGCTTAAATATTTAGTTGCTGTAGTAACCGGAGTAAAAGCAGATGTAAGTTGCGTGAACTTTAGTCCGCTGGCATTGACGCTGACGGCATTAATTTCAAGCGGAGCGGTTGGAGCGGTGATGCCGATGCCCACTTTTGTATCGGCTATTGCGCCATTGATTCCATTAATGCTGCCGAGCACTAAGGAGTTATCCTGCGTTACGTAGGCATTGGAACCTATGGCAGCAGCATTATTAATAATATAGGTGGAATTAGCATTTGCTCCAATAATAACATTATCGTTTCCGCGGGTGGTATAAGCGGCATTAAAGCCAATATAAATATTTCTATCATCCGCAGCGAACACCCCGCTGTTATACCCTGCGCTGCCGCTCCCGAGAATAACATTATCATTCCCGAATTTATTATTTACTCCGGCATTATAGCCACAAAAAGTATTATACGTTCCTGTTGACGGAGGCACATTGTTTGCTCCGGCACCGGGTCCGACAAAAATATTTGTAGGAATTCCGTAATTAGCAAGTACAATAGCGGTATCAATATGATACCCCGACACAGCGGGCAGGGCAACATTTTTTACATTCACCGAGCCGTTCACATCTAATTGAACTAATGGGTTGGCTGTGCCAATGCCTACATTGCCATTGGATGCAAGAATACGCATGCGCTCTAAGGCAATGCCTTGTGCGTTGAGTGTGCCTGTGTGAAAGGTCATATCGCCACCTGTGGCTTGAATAGAAAAATTATTTCTATCTACCACAACGGGATTAAAGCCCCAGTTGAAGATCATTCCTCTTGCATTGCCGCCATTGAACATTCTCCATGCAGTGATAAAATTAACAGCGGTGCTGGCTGGGCAATCGGTGCGGAAGACTTCGCCTCGGGTGAAATTGGGATCAATTGGAGTTAAATTTGTATTAACGTGTAGTGCTGCAAGTGGACGATTTGCAACAGTAAATTGTCCAATACCTACACTAGTAATATTAACTGTGCGGTAATCTGGAAAAAGCGCCAGATTCCATTGTGCAAAAGTGAATTTGCTGCTGAGGCAAAATATTGCAACTGCAATATTCATTGCCAGTCTGATTGTGTTCTTCATAATTATTGGTTTTTAATTGTTAATAATTAGTTTTTGAGAATATACATTAGTTGAAGTTTCTATTTTAATTATGTAAATACCATTGGAAATGTCAGAAATACTTATTCCATCGAAGGAAGAATAATTGATTTGTTCTGCTATCAAGGTTCCAAGTAAGTTATAAATCTTTAGTGTAATATTTGTGGAATAAGAAATAGCACTGTATAAAAATATTGTTTGACTTGCCGGATTGGGATAAATGAAAAATGGCAGCGAATT
Protein-coding regions in this window:
- a CDS encoding tail fiber domain-containing protein; the encoded protein is MKNTIRLAMNIAVAIFCLSSKFTFAQWNLALFPDYRTVNITSVGIGQFTVANRPLAALHVNTNLTPIDPNFTRGEVFRTDCPASTAVNFITAWRMFNGGNARGMIFNWGFNPVVVDRNNFSIQATGGDMTFHTGTLNAQGIALERMRILASNGNVGIGTANPLVQLDVNGSVNVKNVALPAVSGYHIDTAIVLANYGIPTNIFVGPGAGANNVPPSTGTYNTFCGYNAGVNNKFGNDNVILGSGSAGYNSGVFAADDRNIYIGFNAAYTTRGNDNVIIGANANSTYIINNAAAIGSNAYVTQDNSLVLGSINGINGAIADTKVGIGITAPTAPLEINAVSVNASGLKFTQLTSAFTPVTTATKYLSVDGTGNVILVNDGGGVGGSGDVVACTSLSAADLNFVTKWTNTSPKEICKSQIFDNGTNVGIGTTTPLSKFQVTSNGNYFMGGQLTGGTAHNATFGLDYAGSVAFVKNGSPANTSDWLVTIGHEINGTGSIKIWDNGVYPILLSTAYSSAVNVGNTLGFGIGTGPAADTRTHIRGTGNPASNTYALKVDNAWQNPLFYVRDDGKVGIGVDPVSSSYILTISGTAFSTATGVLMSDAAIKINIDSIANALAIITQLKPHSYNFNTVNYPYMNLPLGKQYGLIGQEVESVLSDIVSNNIYPAVKDSLGNIVVPPTNYKGLNYTALIPILIQGMKEQQQTIQSLQSAVGSLKSIVSECCSTNVKTTNQPFNQSTITLSLPDAPVLGDARPNPNSGYAEIPYYLPEFLPSPAGEGSGMRSGGASIIFTDMLGRTMQEKILTAGYGIIGIDTNDLPSGTYTYTMLLNGKTLDTKTMIKTK